The Prunus persica cultivar Lovell chromosome G8, Prunus_persica_NCBIv2, whole genome shotgun sequence genome includes a region encoding these proteins:
- the LOC18767396 gene encoding probable LRR receptor-like serine/threonine-protein kinase At1g67720, giving the protein MSLCLFLLWLVTIPLLAYSQSNPRGYLLNCGAGPSPGNDVTVGSLKYITDEGFISVGNTSTIKQDGLVPILTTLRYFPNKSARKYCYAIPVIKGGKYLVRTTYYYGGFDGGKEPPVFDQIVEGTKWSVVNTTEDHANGMSSYYEIVVQAKGKALSVCLARNNMTASDSSPFISALEMEYMDDSVYNATDFNKYALTTVARSSFGDDGDIIGFPDDKFNRFWQPYKDQNPVVTSKYNVTPSDFWNIPPAKIFQNSVTSSRGKPLQIKWPAGSLPSASYYIALYFQDNRNPSPHSWRVFNVSVNDKNFYANVNVSTRGLTVYAPQWPLSGQTQIVLTSGQGIPVGPVINAGEIMQILPLGGVTVNRDVGAMNELRRHFDNPPPDWSGDPCLPRENSWTGVTCSHGKNYRVTALNLTGIGLSGSLAPNIANLTALRHIWFGGNKLSGNIPEMGSLKELQSLHLENNQLEGLIPQSLRKLPKLQEIFLQNNKVKGDVPHTPQDKKKNIQLKNDPDSGSQSPARM; this is encoded by the exons ATGTCCCTCTGCCTCTTCCTCCTATGGCTCGTCACCATCCCTCTCCTCGCCTACTCTCAAAGTAACCCTAGAG GGTACCTCCTAAACTGTGGAGCTGGGCCGTCGCCTGGCAACGACGTAACAGTAGGGAGTCTGAAATACATCACAGACGAGGGCTTCATATCGgtgggaaacaccagcaccatcAAACAGGATGGCCTAGTGCCCATACTCACCACATTGCGCTATTTCCCAAACAAGTCCGCACGTAAGTACTGCTACGCTATCCCTGTGATCAAAGGAGGGAAGTATCTCGTTCGAACCACGTACTATTATGGCGGTTTTGATGGCGGGAAGGAGCCTCCGGTGTTTGATCAGATTGTGGAGGGGACTAAATGGAGTGTGGTTAACACCACGGAGGACCATGCCAATGGGATGAGCTCGTATTATGAGATTGTGGTGCAGGCTAAGGGAAAGGCCTTAAGTGTGTGCCTTGCGAGGAATAACATGACAGCATCGGATTCTAGCCCCTTTATCTCAGCTCTTGAGATGGAGTACATGGACGATTCAGTGTACAACGCCACGGATTTTAACAAGTATGCGCTTACCACGGTGGCCAGGAGTAGCTTTGGAGATGATGGTGACATAATTGG CTTTCCAGATGACAAATTCAACCGGTTTTGGCAACCTTATAAGGACCAGAACCCTGTTGTGACCAGCAAGTATAATGTAACTCCCTCCGATTTCTGGAACATCCCGCCAGCAAAAATATTCCAAAATTCTGTCACAAGCAGCCGAGGGAAGCCACTGCAAATCAAATGGCCAGCCGGGTCACTCCCCAGTGCAAGCTACTATATTGCATTATATTTCCAGGACAACAGAAATCCAAGTCCACATAGTTGGAGAGTCTTTAATGTTTCTGTGAATGACAAGAACTTCTATGCCAATGTTAATGTCAGCACCAGAGGCTTAACAGTTTATGCACCGCAGTGGCCGCTATCCGGGCAGACTCAGATTGTCCTAACTTCTGGCCAAGGCATACCTGTTGGGCCTGTCATCAACGCCGGTGAGATCATGCAGATTCTGCCTCTTGGAGGAGTGACTGTCAATAGAGATG TTGGGGCAATGAATGAGTTGAGAAGACATTTCGACAATCCACCTCCCGATTGGAGTGGCGATCCTTGCCTGCCACGAGAGAATTCATGGACTGGTGTTACATGTTCTCATGGAAAAAATTATCGAGTAACAGCTTT GAATCTAACTGGCATTGGGCTATCTGGGTCACTGGCACCAAACATAGCAAATTTGACTGCTCTACGCCATAT TTGGTTTGGGGGAAACAAACTTTCAGGCAACATTCCAGAAATGGGCTCATTGAAGGAGTTGCAGAGTTT GCATTTGGAAAACAACCAGCTTGAAGGACTAATTCCTCAATCATTACGAAAACTTCCAAAACTACAAGAGAT TTTCCTTCAGAATAACAAAGTTAAGGGCGATGTCCCCCACACGCCACAGgataaaaagaagaacattCA GTTGAAGAACGACCCTGACAGTGGATCGCAGTCTCCAGCTAGGATGTAA
- the LOC18767344 gene encoding protein disulfide-isomerase SCO2: MLATNPSLFFSSSKPSSTRLRCRAATGDLPRGPAFPRLIQFPSAAADAAAVGVRIGQEAELDGGSARLRGGGSGSGSGGVKVNAMERKWSRDRESYLTHNGDPLPLPMTYPNTSPVSPEEIDRRLRCDPIVEDCKEVVYEWTGKCRSCQGSGFVSYYNKRGRETICKCLPCQGIGYVQKITARKDIEVMEDLDNGRPP; this comes from the exons ATGTTGGCTACTAACCCTagcctcttcttctcctcctccaaacCCTCCTCAACCCGCCTCCGCTGCCGCGCTGCCACCGGCGACCTTCCTCGCGGCCCCGCATTCCCACGCTTAATTCAATTCCCCTCCGCCGCTGCTGACGCGGCGGCCGTCGGTGTCCGAATTGGCCAGGAGGCCGAGCTCGACGGCGGCTCGGCTCGGCTTCGCGGCGGCGGTAGCGGCAGTGGCAGTGGTGGTGTTAAGGTGAATGCCATGGAGAGGAAGTGGTCGCGTGACAGAGAGAGCTATTTGACTCACAACGGCGACCCCCTCCCTCTTCCGATGACATATCCCAATACTTCGCCGGTGTCACCCGAGGAGATTGACCGGAGGCTCCGATGTGATCCTATAGTTGAG GATTGCAAGGAAGTTGTATATGAATGGACAGGAAAGTGTAGGAGTTGCCAAGGCTCAGGATTTGTCAGTTATTACaacaaaagaggaagagaaactATCTGCAAATGCCTACCTTGCCAAGGAATTG GATATGTACAAAAGATAACAGCTCGCAAGGACATTGAAGTAATGGAGGATTTGGATAATGGAAGACCGCCGTGA
- the LOC18766704 gene encoding probable F-box protein At4g22030 produces the protein MASLQTSTLIFSSSFSSSCCSSSRRSNTNAAIHVPKLPRVRFTVPKTATKLVLEGLQLREPKHILDNDSYNNHSAIPATPTAATTQLYAILEAVADRVEMHNNIREWRDNWNTLLLNSINMITLSASLMAGIAGTAAGAGVSVSALNISSTILFSAASGMLLVMNKLQPSQLAEEQRNATRLFKQLQIQIQTMLALHEPTEQDVKDTMEKVLALDKAYPLPLLGAMLEKFPKKFEPAVWWPKNIQSQKPSKPNSQMGKINGWSAELEEEMREIIEVVKTKDIEDYERLGSLVLKINKILAISGPLLTGAAAIGSAFVGQGSASAIVAVAAGSLASAVNAFQHGGQIGMVFEMYRNCAGFFNKLEDTIQATLEEQDLEKRENGELFEMKVAMQLGRSSDQLRELASKSASSRLEGISVDEFGCKLF, from the coding sequence ATGGCGTCCTTGCAAACTTCaactctcattttctcttcttctttttcttcttcatgctGTTCTTCTTCAAGGAGATCAAATACCAATGCTGCTATCCATGTCCCCAAGCTCCCAAGAGTCCGCTTCACAGTCCCAAAAACAGCAACGAAGCTGGTGCTTGAGGGACTTCAATTGAGGGAACCAAAACATATCCTTGATAATGATTCATACAATAACCATTCTGCCATTCCAGCAACTCCTACAGCTGCTACAACTCAGCTATATGCAATCTTAGAAGCCGTAGCAGACAGAGTTGAGATGCACAACAACATTCGCGAGTGGCGCGACAACTGGAACACGCTTCTTCTCAACTCCATCAACATGATCACTCTCTCAGCTTCACTCATGGCTGGAATTGCAGGCACTGCAGCGGGTGCTGGAGTGTCCGTTTCGGCCTTGAATATCTCCTCCACTATTTTGTTCTCTGCAGCCTCCGGAATGCTGCTTGTGATGAACAAGCTCCAGCCTTCGCAGCTCGCTGAGGAACAGCGCAATGCCACAAGATTGTTCAAGCAGCTCCAGATCCAAATCCAAACCATGCTTGCTCTTCATGAACCTACTGAACAAGATGTGAAGGACACTATGGAGAAGGTCTTGGCACTTGACAAAGCTTACCCACTTCCTTTGCTTGGAGCCATGCTTGAAAAGTTCCCTAAAAAATTTGAGCCGGCTGTTTGGTGGCCTAAAAATATTCAATCTCAAAAGCCAAGCAAACCCAACTCCCAGATGGGAAAGATTAATGGGTGGAGTGCTGAACTTGAAGAggaaatgagggaaattattGAAGTGGTGAAGACGAAAGACATAGAAGACTATGAGAGACTGGGGAGCTTGGTGTTGAAGATCAACAAGATTTTGGCAATCTCAGGCCCTTTGCTAACTGGGGCTGCAGCCATTGGCTCTGCTTTTGTGGGCCAGGGCTCAGCTAGTGCCATAGTGGCAGTGGCTGCAGGGTCATTGGCTAGCGCAGTTAATGCCTTTCAGCATGGTGGGCAAATTGGGATGGTGTTTGAGATGTATAGGAACTGCGCTGGCTTCTTCAACAAATTGGAGGATACAATTCAAGCCACACTTGAAGAACAAGATttggagaaaagagaaaatggggaGTTGTTTGAAATGAAGGTTGCTATGCAACTGGGAAGAAGTTCAGATCAGCTTAGAGAACTTGCATCAAAATCAGCTTCATCTCGTCTGGAGGGAATATCCGTAGATGAATTTGGTTGCAAGCTTTTCTAA
- the LOC18766585 gene encoding protein CYPRO4, with protein MGTSQSREDHITDSDEYESEEEEVSEDEDQYDDAEEKPHQPSSKPKSKTLDSSIDDVDAKLKALKLKYGSPSSSSAAQNQNAVKLYLHIGGNTPKAKWVVSDKTSYSFVKTFNVDGDDDYEDDVRSDREGQWVLKVGSKVRARVSTDMQLKMFGDQRRVDFVSKGVWALKFYTDEQYRRFVTEFQDYLFENVYGFKATEENKVKVYGKEFLGWAKPEVADDSAWDYDDIDQSPKSATPVRPSQDLMEEFEEAANGGVQSLTLGAMDNSFLVNDTGVQVYRNFNHGIHGKGVVAKFDSGGSSLGRSTPKKALLMRAETNMLLMSPLKEGKPQANGIQQLDIETGKIVTEWKFQKDGTDITMRDITNDTKASQLDPSESTFLGLDDNRLCQWDMRDRAGMVQNIAAANSPVLNWTQGHQFSRGTNFQCFATTGDGSIVVGSLEGKIRLYSKTSMRQAKTAFPGLGSPITHVDVTYDGKWVLGTTDTYLVLICTLFTDKDGKTKTAFSGRAGNKIPAPRLLKLTPLDSHLAGTDNRFHGGHFSWVTENGKQERHLVATVGKFSVVWDFQQVKNSAHECYRNQQGLKSCYCYKILLKDESIVESRFMHDNFAFTDSPEAPLVVATPMKVSSISLSGKR; from the exons ATGGGAACCTCTCAGAGCCGCGAGGATCACATCACCGACTCAGACGAGTACGAGtcggaagaagaagaggtttcGGAAGACGAAGACCAGTACGACGACGCCGAGGAGAAGCCGCACCAGCCCTCCTCGAAGcccaaatccaaaaccctagaCTCCTCCATCGACGATGTCGACGCCAAGCTCAAAGCTCTCAAGCTCAAGTACGGCtctccttcctcttcctctgccGCGCAAAACCAGAACGCCGTCAAGCTTTATCTCCACATCGGTGGCAACACTCCCAAGGCCAAGTGGGTTGTCTCCGATAAGACCTCTTACTCTTTCGTCAAGACCTTTAATGTCGACGGCGACGATGATTACGAGGACGACGTTCGATCGGACCGTGAGGGACAGTGGGTCCTGAAGGTCGGGTCCAAGGTCCGAGCTAGGGTTTCCACCGACATGCAATTGAAGATGTTTGGCGATCAGCGCCGAGTCGATTTCGTGTCCAAGGGCGTCTGGGCTTTGAAATTTTACACCGACGAGCAGTACCGGAGGTTCGTGACGGAGTTTCAGGACTACTTGTTCGAGAACGTGTACGGATTCAAAGCCACGGAGGAGAACAAGGTCAAGGTTTACGGCAAGGAGTTTCTCGGGTGGGCCAAGCCGGAGGTAGCCGACGATTCGGCTTGGGACTatgatgatattgatcaaAGCCCTAAGTCGGCTACGCCGGTCCGGCCCAGCCAGGACTTGATGGAGGAGTTCGAGGAGGCAGCCAATGGAGGTGTCCAGAGCTTAACCCTTGGCGCAATGGACAATAGCTTCTTGGTGAACGACACTGGTGTTCAGGTTTATCGGAATTTCAACCATGGGATTCATGGGAAGGGCGTAGTAGCGAAATTCGATAGCGGGGGCTCGAGTTTAGGGAGATCGACGCCCAAGAAGGCTCTGTTAATGAGGGCCGAGACTAATATGCTGCTTATGAGTCCATTGAAAGAAGGGAAGCCTCAAGCTAATGGGATTCAACAACTTGATATTGAGACCGGCAAGATTGTCACTGAATGGAAGTTTCAAAAGGATGGAACAGATATTACAATGAGGGATATTACTAATGACACTAAAGCGTCGCAATTGGATCCTTCGGAATCAACCTTTTTAGGTTTGGATGATAACAGGCTTTGTCAGTGGGATATGCGTGATCGGGCGGGAATGGTTCAGAACATTGCTGCCGCTAATTCGCCCGTGCTGAATTGGACTCAGGGGCATCAGTTTTCTCGAGGGACCAATTTTCAGTGCTTTGCTACCACTGGAGATGGGTCTATTGTTGTTGGATCTCTGGAAGGGAAGATAAGGCTGTATTCCAAGACCTCCATGAGGCAGGCAAAGACTGCGTTTCCGGGGCTGGGTTCCCCCATTACCCATGTTGATGTAACGTATGATGGGAAGTGGGTGTTAGGCACAACTGATACTTATTTGGTTCTTATATGCACTCTCTTCACTGACAAAGATGGAAAGACCAAGACTGCATTTAGTGGTAGAGCTGGAAACAAGATACCAGCTCCCAGGCTGTTGAAGCTCACCCCTTTGGACTCGCATTTGGCTGGCACAGACAATAGATTTCACGGTGGCCATTTCTCATGG GTCACTGAAAATGGTAAACAAGAGCGTCACCTAGTCGCAACAGTGGGAAAGTTCAGCGTGGTATGGGACTTTCAGCAGGTGAAGAACAGTGCCCATGAATGCTACAGGAATCAGCAAGGTCTTAAGAGTTGTTACTGTTACAAGATTCTGTTGAAGGACGAGTCCATCGTGGAGAGTCGTTTCATGCACGACAACTTTGCTTTTACAGACTCCCCGGAAGCTCCACTGGTGGTGGCAACCCCCATGAAAGTCAGCTCAATCAGTCTCTCTGGCAAGAGATGA
- the LOC18767408 gene encoding calmodulin-like protein 1, producing MSSANFLDFQYNLSKRKFLRKPSHVFSFRDRQNSGVSPSFEPNPNEMKRVFDKFDSNKDGKISQPEYKAILRALGKGNMVGEVPKIFRIADLDGDGFINFKEFMEVHKKGGGIRTIDIQNAFRTFDLNGDGKISAEEVMEVLGRLGESCSLEDCQRMVRAVDTDGDGVVDIDEFMTMMTRSMKTCLEN from the coding sequence ATGTCGAGTGCAAACTTCCTCGATTTCCAGTATAACCTCTCAAAACGGAAGTTTCTGCGAAAACCATCACATGTATTTTCCTTCCGAGACAGGCAAAACTCTGGCGTATCTCCTTCTTTTGAGCCAAATCCCAATGAAATGAAGAGAGTGTTTGACAAATTTGACTCCAACAAAGATGGGAAGATATCTCAGCCGGAGTACAAGGCCATCTTGAGAGCACTAGGAAAGGGAAACATGGTTGGAGAAGTCCCCAAGATTTTTAGGATTGCCGATTTGGACGGGGAcgggtttattaattttaaggaGTTCATGGAAGTACACAAGAAGGGAGGCGGGATTCGAACGATAGACATTCAGAATGCTTTTCGGACGTTTGATTTGAACGGCGATGGAAAAATAAGTGCTGAAGAAGTCATGGAAGTGCTGGGGAGGTTGGGGGAGAGTTGCAGCCTTGAAGACTGCCAGAGAATGGTACGAGCAGTAGACACCGATGGGGATGGCGTGGTTGACATAGATGAGTTCATGACCATGATGACTCGGTCCATGAAAACATGCTTAGAGAATTAG
- the LOC18767810 gene encoding EKC/KEOPS complex subunit Tprkb, with amino-acid sequence MKAFEVNGNTLSLALFTEVTNSKELLDSMQSGTLDPEVAFLNASLIPDVFPLLAAAHKTLVAKSRESLTTRTLHSELVYNYSGSKHITESLKRCGISESSTYVLAARFNASSEEIEQKAVEKLINGKEIDLEELGGRADQAQIQKHYKITSVELGISSLADAITCRIASRDAL; translated from the exons ATGAAGGCGTTTGAGGTCAATGGGaacactctctctcttgctctcttcaCTGAAGTCACCAACTCCaa GGAGCTGCTTGATTCTATGCAATCTGGGACACTAGACCCCGAAGTCGCGTTCCTGAATGCTTCACTG ATACCAGATGTTTTTCCTTTGCTTGCAGCTGCACATAAGACACTTGTAGCCAAGTCCCGAGAGTCGCTGACAACGCGCACTCTTCATTCTGAGCTTGTTTACAATTACTCAGGATCCAAGCAT ATCACAGAATCGTTGAAAAGATGTGGCATCTCTGAAAGCTCGACTTATGTGCTTGCCGCTCGTTTTAATGCTTCTTCTGAAGAG ATTGAACAGAAAGCAGTAGAGAAACTAATCAATGGAAAAGAGATTGACTTGGAGGAGTTGGGAGGTAGAGCAGACCAAGCCCAAATACAAAAG CACTATAAGATAACTAGCGTGGAACTAGGGATATCTTCTCTTGCTGATGCCATTACTTGCCGGATTGCCTCTCGTGATGCCCTGTGA